A genomic stretch from Oncorhynchus gorbuscha isolate QuinsamMale2020 ecotype Even-year linkage group LG20, OgorEven_v1.0, whole genome shotgun sequence includes:
- the LOC124006977 gene encoding ubiquitin-conjugating enzyme E2 G1-like isoform X1 — MTDQSSLLLRKQLAELNKNPVEGFSAGLIDDDNIHRWEVVVIGPQDTLFEGGFFKAYLTFPLDYPHRPPKMKFITEIWHPNVAKNGDVCISILHEPGEDKFGYEKPEERWLPIHTVETIMISVISMLADPNGDSPANVDAAKEWREDPCGEFKRKVARCVRKSQEMAFD, encoded by the exons ATGACCGATCAATCATCCCTGTTGCTTCGAAAACAACTGGCAG AGCTCAACAAGAACCCTGTGGAGGGATTTTCTGCCGGTCTCATAGACGATGATAACATCCATCGATGGGAGGTGGTTGTTATTGGCCCGCAAGATACATTATT CGAGGGTGGTTTCTTTAAAGCCTACTTGACCTTTCCCCTTGACTACCCACATAGGCCTCCGAAGATGAAGTTCATCACAGAAATATGGCATCCCAATG TTGCAAAGAACGGTGACGTGTGTATCTCCATTCTGCACGAGCCCGGAGAGGACAAGTTTGGCTATGAGAAGCCTGAGGAGCGCTGGCTGCCCATTCACACAGTGGAAACCATCATGATCAGTGTCATCTCCATGCTGGCCGACCCGAACGGCGACTCACCCGCCAACGTGGACGCAGCC aaagaatggagagaggatCCCTGTGGAGAGTTCAAGAGGAAGGTGGCTCGCTGTGTACGAAAGAGTCAGGAGATGGCGTTTGACTAG
- the LOC124006977 gene encoding ubiquitin-conjugating enzyme E2 G1-like isoform X2, with protein MTDQSSLLLRKQLAELNKNPVEGFSAGLIDDDNIHRWEVVVIGPQDTLLPPKMKFITEIWHPNVAKNGDVCISILHEPGEDKFGYEKPEERWLPIHTVETIMISVISMLADPNGDSPANVDAAKEWREDPCGEFKRKVARCVRKSQEMAFD; from the exons ATGACCGATCAATCATCCCTGTTGCTTCGAAAACAACTGGCAG AGCTCAACAAGAACCCTGTGGAGGGATTTTCTGCCGGTCTCATAGACGATGATAACATCCATCGATGGGAGGTGGTTGTTATTGGCCCGCAAGATACATTATT GCCTCCGAAGATGAAGTTCATCACAGAAATATGGCATCCCAATG TTGCAAAGAACGGTGACGTGTGTATCTCCATTCTGCACGAGCCCGGAGAGGACAAGTTTGGCTATGAGAAGCCTGAGGAGCGCTGGCTGCCCATTCACACAGTGGAAACCATCATGATCAGTGTCATCTCCATGCTGGCCGACCCGAACGGCGACTCACCCGCCAACGTGGACGCAGCC aaagaatggagagaggatCCCTGTGGAGAGTTCAAGAGGAAGGTGGCTCGCTGTGTACGAAAGAGTCAGGAGATGGCGTTTGACTAG
- the LOC124006976 gene encoding actin-related protein 2/3 complex subunit 3-B-like yields MPAYHSGLMDGDTKMVGNMAMLPLKTQFKGPAAKESKDSDIIEEAIYYFKANVFFKNYEIKNEADRTLIYVTLYISECLKKLQKCSSRGQGEKEMYTLGITNFPIPGEPGFPLNAMYAKPSNKQEEETMRAYLQQIRQETGLRLCDRVFDPQTDKPSKWWVCFVKKQFMNKSLSAPGQ; encoded by the exons ATGCCG GCGTACCACTCTGGCTTGATGGATGGGGACACCAAGATGGTGGGGAACATGGCTATGCTGCCACTAAAAACCCAATTCAAGGGCCCTGCAGCGAAAGAGA GCAAAGATTCAGACATCATTGAGGAGGCCATCTACTATTTCAAAGCTAATGTCTTCTTTAAGAATTACGAAATCAAG aaCGAGGCAGACAGGACACTGATCTACGTCACCCTGTACATTTCTGAATGCCTGAAGAAGCTACAGAAG TGCAGCTCCAGGggtcagggagagaaggagatgtaCACCCTAGGCATCACCAACTTCCCCATCCCTGGAGAACCTGGTTTCCCTCTCAACGCCATGTATGCAAAGCCCAGCAACAAGCAGGAAGAAG AGACCATGAGGGCGTACCTGCAGCAGATCCGCCAGGAGACGGGGCTGAGGCTGTGTGACCGTGTGTTTGACCCCCAGACAGACAAACCCAGCAAG TGGTGGGTGTGCTTCGTTAAGAAACAGTTCATGAACAAAAGCCTGTCAGCTCCTGGACAGTAG
- the LOC124007490 gene encoding vacuolar protein sorting-associated protein 29 isoform X2, which produces MLVLVLGDLHIPHRCNTLPAKFKKLLVPGKIQHILCTGNLCTKESYDYLKTLAGDVHIVRGDFDENLNYPEQKVVTVGQFKIGLIHGHQVIPWGDMASLALLQRQLDVDILISGHTHKFEAFENENKFYINPGSATGAYNALESNIIPSFVLMDIQASTVVTYVYQLIGDDVKVERIEYKKS; this is translated from the exons TTGGTCCTGGTGTTAGGTGACCTGCACATCCCCCACCGATGCAACACCCTTCCAGCCAAGTTCAAGAAGCTGCTAGTGCCAGGCAAAATCCAGCACATCCTCTGTACAGGCAACCTTTGCACCAAGGAGAGCTATGACTACCTGAAGACCCTGGCTGGGGATGTACACATCGTCAGGGGAGACTTTGATGAG AACCTGAACTACCCGGAGCAGAAGGTGGTGACCGTGGGTCAGTTTAAGATCGGCCTGATCCATGGGCACCAGGTCATCCCATGGGGGGACATGGCAAGCCTAGCCCTGCTGCAGAGGCAGCTTGACGTCGACATCCTCATCTCTGGACACACGCACAAGTTCGAGGCCTTCGAAAACGAGAACAAGTTCTACATCAACCCCGGCTCAGCAACTGGAGCCTACAACGCACTGGAAAG CAACATCATCCCATCCTTTGTATTGATGGACATCCAAGCATCCACAGTGGTGACGTATGTCTACCAGCTCATCGGAGATGATGTGAAAGTGGAGAGGATTGAGTACAAGAAATCCTAA
- the LOC124007490 gene encoding vacuolar protein sorting-associated protein 29 isoform X1, whose protein sequence is MAVHRLVLVLGDLHIPHRCNTLPAKFKKLLVPGKIQHILCTGNLCTKESYDYLKTLAGDVHIVRGDFDENLNYPEQKVVTVGQFKIGLIHGHQVIPWGDMASLALLQRQLDVDILISGHTHKFEAFENENKFYINPGSATGAYNALESNIIPSFVLMDIQASTVVTYVYQLIGDDVKVERIEYKKS, encoded by the exons TTGGTCCTGGTGTTAGGTGACCTGCACATCCCCCACCGATGCAACACCCTTCCAGCCAAGTTCAAGAAGCTGCTAGTGCCAGGCAAAATCCAGCACATCCTCTGTACAGGCAACCTTTGCACCAAGGAGAGCTATGACTACCTGAAGACCCTGGCTGGGGATGTACACATCGTCAGGGGAGACTTTGATGAG AACCTGAACTACCCGGAGCAGAAGGTGGTGACCGTGGGTCAGTTTAAGATCGGCCTGATCCATGGGCACCAGGTCATCCCATGGGGGGACATGGCAAGCCTAGCCCTGCTGCAGAGGCAGCTTGACGTCGACATCCTCATCTCTGGACACACGCACAAGTTCGAGGCCTTCGAAAACGAGAACAAGTTCTACATCAACCCCGGCTCAGCAACTGGAGCCTACAACGCACTGGAAAG CAACATCATCCCATCCTTTGTATTGATGGACATCCAAGCATCCACAGTGGTGACGTATGTCTACCAGCTCATCGGAGATGATGTGAAAGTGGAGAGGATTGAGTACAAGAAATCCTAA